One Gordonia sp. SID5947 genomic region harbors:
- a CDS encoding Rieske 2Fe-2S domain-containing protein, producing MSATPDTKAGTAPAGDDVDVREIDTGAPPTRFARGWHCLGLVSEFTDGKPHSVQIFGTKLVVWADQDGNVNVLDAYCRHMGGDLSQGSVKDGNVACPFHGWQWKGNGRCATVPYAKRNPKLAKTRAWPTMTRNGQIFVYNDPEGNPPPEESIIPDLEEVGSDEWTDWTWNRIVIEGSNCREIIDNVVDMAHFYYVHFALPDYFKNVFEGEVAAQYMNSHGRPDVSLGTNYGDSRLESIAAYYGPSYMLNPMVQYYGGYAVETILTNCHYPIDANSFVLMYGVMAKVPDGLTAEQASKMATKISAGVEVGFLQDVEIWKNKTRIDNPLLVEEDGPVYQLRRWYEQFYVDKADVSEEMTQRFEYEIDTEKALESWGVEIQENLRRQEEEAETGGRDAESSEKAEV from the coding sequence ATGTCTGCGACACCCGACACGAAGGCCGGCACAGCCCCCGCCGGTGACGATGTCGACGTCCGAGAGATCGATACGGGCGCGCCTCCCACGCGTTTCGCACGCGGCTGGCACTGCCTTGGCCTCGTGTCGGAGTTCACCGACGGCAAGCCACACTCGGTACAGATCTTCGGCACCAAGCTGGTGGTGTGGGCAGATCAGGACGGCAACGTGAACGTCCTCGACGCCTACTGCCGGCACATGGGCGGGGACCTCAGCCAGGGCAGCGTCAAGGACGGCAATGTCGCCTGCCCCTTCCACGGATGGCAATGGAAGGGCAACGGCCGGTGCGCCACCGTGCCGTATGCCAAGCGCAACCCGAAGCTCGCCAAGACGCGGGCATGGCCCACGATGACCCGCAACGGTCAGATATTTGTCTACAACGACCCCGAGGGCAACCCGCCGCCCGAGGAGAGCATCATCCCGGATCTCGAAGAGGTCGGCTCCGACGAGTGGACCGACTGGACCTGGAACCGGATCGTGATCGAGGGATCCAACTGCCGCGAGATCATCGACAACGTTGTCGACATGGCGCACTTCTACTATGTCCACTTCGCGCTTCCCGACTACTTCAAGAACGTCTTCGAGGGCGAAGTCGCCGCGCAGTACATGAACTCGCACGGCCGTCCCGACGTCTCGCTGGGCACCAATTACGGCGACAGCCGCCTCGAGTCCATCGCCGCCTATTACGGCCCCTCGTACATGCTCAATCCGATGGTCCAGTACTACGGCGGCTATGCGGTGGAGACCATCCTGACCAACTGCCACTACCCGATCGACGCCAACTCGTTCGTGCTGATGTACGGCGTGATGGCCAAGGTCCCCGACGGTCTCACCGCCGAGCAGGCCTCGAAGATGGCCACGAAGATCTCCGCGGGTGTCGAGGTCGGCTTCCTCCAGGATGTCGAGATCTGGAAGAACAAGACGCGGATCGACAACCCGCTCCTCGTCGAAGAGGACGGGCCGGTCTACCAACTGCGCCGTTGGTACGAGCAGTTCTACGTCGACAAGGCCGACGTCAGCGAGGAGATGACCCAACGCTTCGAGTACGAGATCGACACCGAGAAGGCACTCGAGAGCTGGGGCGTCGAGATCCAGGAGAACCTGCGCCGTCAGGAGGAGGAAGCCGAGACCGGCGGCCGCGACGCCGAATCCTCGGAGAAGGCCGAGGTCTGA
- a CDS encoding NlpC/P60 family protein — MQILRRRVVGIACAAGIAIGASVAAQPLALADTGSAGSSGSVEIYLPISTPAGIQALNAAVTQIGKPYKWGGTGPNSWDCSGLVQWAFRTAGIQLPRVSQQQARVGHAIPMPALAPGDIMIFWPDASHVGIYAGFGQVFNAYGPNGVPIGFTPVDRMPPIKTIRRIG, encoded by the coding sequence ATGCAGATTCTTCGACGTCGTGTAGTCGGCATTGCGTGTGCGGCCGGCATTGCGATCGGCGCGTCAGTTGCGGCGCAGCCCCTTGCCCTCGCAGACACCGGTTCGGCCGGTTCGTCGGGGTCGGTGGAGATCTACCTGCCGATATCGACGCCGGCGGGGATACAGGCACTCAACGCCGCGGTGACGCAGATAGGCAAGCCGTACAAGTGGGGCGGGACCGGGCCGAACTCCTGGGACTGCTCGGGACTCGTGCAATGGGCCTTCCGAACGGCCGGAATCCAACTCCCCAGGGTCAGCCAGCAGCAGGCCAGAGTGGGCCATGCGATCCCGATGCCGGCTCTGGCGCCGGGCGACATCATGATCTTCTGGCCGGACGCCAGTCATGTGGGCATCTACGCGGGATTCGGTCAGGTGTTCAACGCCTACGGCCCCAACGGCGTGCCGATCGGATTCACACCCGTCGACCGCATGCCGCCGATCAAGACGATCCGTCGGATCGGTTAG
- a CDS encoding TIGR03086 family metal-binding protein, translating into MQPTDVTYEAQISTAADAMIGLTGEVDDDSLHRPTPCAGTDLGALLAHVIGLSEAFTAAARKDLGASTSTAPQVSESVLPDDWRTALPSRVRDLAASWRRPEAWQGMTQAGGVDAPAEIMGTIALSELVLHGWDVARSIGADLDLPDEILQVVYDFHHPPQPQNEREGMFGPVVEVPDDARIVDRLAGLTGRDPFWPHGTLEE; encoded by the coding sequence ATGCAGCCCACCGATGTCACGTATGAAGCACAGATCTCCACCGCGGCCGACGCGATGATCGGCCTCACCGGCGAAGTCGACGACGACTCGCTCCACCGACCGACGCCATGCGCGGGTACCGATCTCGGTGCGTTGTTGGCGCACGTGATCGGACTGAGCGAAGCGTTCACTGCGGCGGCGCGAAAAGACCTGGGGGCGTCGACGTCCACGGCACCCCAGGTGTCGGAGAGTGTATTGCCCGACGATTGGCGAACGGCCCTGCCGTCGCGGGTACGTGATCTGGCCGCGAGCTGGCGTCGACCGGAAGCCTGGCAGGGGATGACTCAGGCCGGTGGGGTAGACGCCCCGGCCGAGATCATGGGCACCATCGCGCTCTCCGAACTGGTCCTCCACGGCTGGGATGTGGCGCGCAGTATCGGTGCCGACCTCGATCTGCCCGACGAGATCCTGCAGGTCGTCTACGACTTCCACCATCCGCCGCAACCGCAGAACGAACGCGAGGGCATGTTCGGGCCGGTCGTCGAGGTCCCGGACGACGCGCGGATCGTCGACCGGCTGGCCGGACTGACCGGGCGTGATCCGTTCTGGCCGCATGGCACCCTGGAGGAATGA
- a CDS encoding VOC family protein gives MTDYSAPAGAPIWFDLMSSDPAKAAEFYGALFGWEVEAPPREEFGGYQNFTKNGKRVAGLSPYMAEAGGPSDVWSVYLHSEDLAATSKAVEEAGGSIMFPPMDVGDEGTMMVATDSAGATISFWKPNQHHGFSQWGDHGTPYWFESHSKDYAKSIEFYKAVLGARIEEVGTGGDPDAVGPDHYGQVFVGESSYSGIMDAAKIHPPEVPSFWQVYITVDDVAASVSQVESLGGTVLMPGEVTPYGTLAAVTDPLGAIISLGHPPAGM, from the coding sequence ATGACTGACTATTCGGCGCCGGCCGGCGCACCGATCTGGTTCGACCTGATGAGCAGTGATCCCGCCAAGGCCGCGGAGTTCTATGGTGCGCTGTTCGGCTGGGAGGTCGAGGCACCTCCGCGCGAGGAGTTCGGCGGCTATCAGAACTTCACCAAGAACGGCAAACGGGTCGCGGGGTTGAGCCCCTACATGGCCGAGGCCGGTGGGCCGTCGGACGTGTGGTCGGTCTACCTGCACTCGGAGGATCTGGCCGCCACGAGCAAAGCGGTCGAGGAAGCAGGCGGAAGCATCATGTTCCCGCCGATGGACGTCGGCGACGAAGGGACGATGATGGTCGCCACCGACAGCGCGGGCGCCACCATCAGCTTCTGGAAGCCGAATCAGCATCACGGCTTCAGCCAGTGGGGTGATCACGGCACGCCGTACTGGTTCGAATCACACTCCAAGGACTACGCGAAGTCGATCGAGTTCTACAAGGCGGTGCTCGGTGCGCGTATCGAGGAGGTCGGCACAGGTGGCGACCCCGACGCGGTCGGCCCCGATCACTACGGGCAGGTGTTCGTCGGCGAGAGCTCCTACAGCGGGATCATGGATGCCGCCAAGATCCACCCGCCGGAGGTGCCCTCATTCTGGCAGGTCTACATCACCGTCGACGACGTCGCGGCGTCGGTGTCCCAGGTCGAGTCGCTCGGAGGGACGGTGCTGATGCCCGGCGAAGTGACGCCGTACGGCACGTTGGCCGCGGTGACCGATCCACTCGGAGCCATCATCTCCCTGGGGCATCCGCCGGCCGGGATGTAG